The region AAGACCGCGGTCAGTTCCAGGAGGCCGTGCGGCAGGATCAGGCCGAGGAAGGTGTCGAGTCGGCCCGCCGACGACATCAGGCCGAGGCCGACACCCACGTTGAGCATGTTCTGGAAGAGGATCCAGATGACCGGAAAGCAGAGGAAGACTCCCAGGACCAGGCACATCGCGGCGGCCTGGGCGTTGTTCGTCCACACCTGGGCGGCGAAGGAAGCGGCGGGGTGGCTGGAGTAGTACGTCTCGTACTCGCCGCCGGGACGGGTGAGGGCGCTCAGGTCGTCGGGGGCCGCTATGGAGGACTGCACTTCGGGGTGCGTACCTATCCACCAGCCCAGGAGGACCGCCACCGCCGTGGAGATGAGCGCGGTGGGGACCCACCAATGGCGCGATCGGTAGACCGCGGCGGGGAAGCCGTGTGTGAGGAAGCGGGTGACGTCACGCCAGGACGCGCGGCGGGTTCCTGTCACGGCACTACGCGCGCGTGCCACCAGTTGGCTGAGCCGGCCGGTGAGCTGGGGATCCGGCGCGCTCGACTGGATGAGCGAGAGATGGGTGGCAGTGCGTTGGTAGAGAGCCACGAGTTCGTCCACCTCGGCTCCGCTGAGGCGGCGCTGGCGGCGCAGCAGTGTGTCCAACCGGTCCCACTCGGCGCGGTGGGCGGAGACGAAGACGTCGAGGTCCATCGTTTTGCCTGCTCCTCGGCTGTTCGTCGACTGCACGTCGTGGGTGTCGGCTTGTCGTACTGCGGCGCGATGCGCCTTCAGCTTGGCAGACTGGCGGTTCCACGGGCAGGTCAGGGGAAGGACGGCAGGCGTGAGTGAGCTGGTTACGGGCGAGGCGGTGGCGCTGGAGTTGCGCCCCGCGAAACTGCCCAGC is a window of Streptomyces sp. B21-083 DNA encoding:
- a CDS encoding stage II sporulation protein M, whose translation is MDLDVFVSAHRAEWDRLDTLLRRQRRLSGAEVDELVALYQRTATHLSLIQSSAPDPQLTGRLSQLVARARSAVTGTRRASWRDVTRFLTHGFPAAVYRSRHWWVPTALISTAVAVLLGWWIGTHPEVQSSIAAPDDLSALTRPGGEYETYYSSHPAASFAAQVWTNNAQAAAMCLVLGVFLCFPVIWILFQNMLNVGVGLGLMSSAGRLDTFLGLILPHGLLELTAVFVAAGTGLRLGWTVIDPGPRSRRAALAEEGRAALGMAIGLALVLFVSGAIEGFVTPSGLPTWARITIGVVAELAFLAYVYVLGGRAARAGETGDLEAAERSAAVPTAA